The Pricia mediterranea genome includes a window with the following:
- a CDS encoding LUD domain-containing protein: MGLFDKLFGGGRPKKVSKETVETRGAHMPDLNIPVDEKFTIHFKKNGGKFLYCDSYSEIKQALRNIIGENDWQNHPFFALDPKLQSKFSEEKISFTDKSKQSEVFFTPCEHLIAQNGSILVCSNQLMDKKLNELPYNVIVFATTSQLVESIGEGLKTIKKKYGHNIPANITTLKHFQANNGNSDDFLTYGSSSKNMYLLLLEDL; encoded by the coding sequence ATGGGGCTATTTGATAAATTATTCGGTGGCGGCAGACCAAAAAAGGTTTCCAAGGAGACTGTGGAAACCCGGGGCGCCCATATGCCGGACCTCAACATCCCCGTGGATGAGAAATTCACTATTCACTTTAAGAAAAATGGAGGTAAATTTCTTTATTGTGATTCCTACTCGGAAATCAAGCAAGCCCTTCGAAATATCATCGGCGAAAACGATTGGCAAAACCATCCCTTTTTCGCCCTTGACCCCAAGTTACAGTCAAAATTCTCCGAGGAAAAAATCAGTTTCACCGATAAGAGTAAGCAAAGTGAGGTCTTCTTTACCCCTTGCGAACATTTGATTGCCCAGAACGGTTCGATTCTGGTCTGCTCTAACCAACTGATGGACAAGAAATTGAACGAACTCCCTTATAACGTTATCGTCTTTGCTACCACCAGTCAACTCGTAGAATCTATCGGAGAGGGACTCAAGACGATAAAAAAGAAATACGGACACAACATTCCCGCCAACATCACCACCTTAAAGCATTTTCAGGCAAACAATGGCAATTCCGATGACTTTTTGACCTACGGTAGTAGTTCAAAAAACATGTATCTCCTGCTTTTAGAAGACCTGTAG